Genomic segment of Sodaliphilus pleomorphus:
CACGTTCGACCCCTCGCACTCAGCATGGTTTCCCAAGTGTCCGTTTCTGGTGCTCACCGGCTACAAGTGCCCAGGTTGCGGCAGCCAGCGGGCCGTGCACGCCCTGCTCACCGGCAACCTTGCCACAGCGTGGCACTACAATGCCCTGCTCGTCGTGGCCCTGCCCTTTATCGCCCTGCTGCTGGCGGGTCTCGCCATGCGGCGACGCTACCCGCGATTTGACGCGGCGCTCAACTCGCTATGGGTCATTTGGACAGTGCTTGTGGTCATCATTGCCTGGTGGCTTGCGCGCAACATTATGGGCTGGTAAAAAACGGGGCATGGGTGTTGCATCCTTTCTTGAAGTTTTCTACCTTTGTTGGCACGGGATAATGCATCAACACCACCTCTCATCATGAAACCTCTACACTACATCTCCCTACGCCTGCGTGCAGTGTTGCTTGCCGCTGCTGCCTTGGCCACGATGCCTGCCGCTGTGAGGGCAGGCGACAGCTTCACCGTAAATGGCGCAAGATACACGGTCGTCGATTCAGCATCGGTCATTCTTACTTCCTACTATGGAAGCTACGACCACGAGATCACTCCTGCCGAGACGGCGTTGATAGACTTCACCGTTCCCTCCAACGTCATCAACGAGGGCAAGGTGTATCGTGTGACGGGAATAGGCGACAATGCCTTTAAGCCCCGCGACCACAGGTGCTATGCCTACTACTTGCGGTCGATAGTCATTCCGGCCTCGGTGAAGAGCATTGGCACAAGTGCCTTCGAGGGCAGTCCCCACCTGGTGTCGGTCGAGCTGGGCAAGGGGGTTGAACGCATAGGCAACCGCGCCTTTGCCCAATGTATCCAGTTGCCAGCCATAAGCCTGCCCAGCCAAGTCGCCAAGCTGGGGCTGGCTGCATTGAGCGGTTGCAAGCGGCTCACCAAGATAGAGGCCGACAGCCGCAACAGCCACTTTGCAAGCATCGACGGCGTGCTCTACAGTGCCAACCGCGACACCCTGCTCGTCTACCCCGAGGGCAAGTGCACCCCGAGCCTGAGCATAGGCCAGGGCGTGAAAGCGATAGGCAAATTTGCGTTTTACGGCATCGACACGCTCAGGCGCGTCGAGATACCCGCATCGGTGACCTGCATCGACTCGAGCGCCTTCGAGATGTGCAAGCAGCTTGCAAGCATCACAGGTGCATTCAACCCCGTCGCCATAGGCGGACACGCCTTCTTCGGTTGCTACAACCTCAAGTCGGTTGCCATCAACAGCAATGTCAAGGAAATTGGCACTTCGGCTTTCTCGCGATGCCAAAGCCTGATGCAAATAGATGTGGACAACGCCAACGCGCACTTCCGCACCATCGACGGCGTGTTGTTTACGGCCGACACTGCAACCGTGCTCGCCTATCCCCTGGGACGATGCTACTCGCGAGCCGATGAAAACTACATGGGCACTCCCCTGTATGATTTCAGCTTCGACTATAAGCTGCCCAACGGTACCAAGGTGATTCCACCCTACACCTTCATGATCGAGCAGTTTGCCGACAGCACCGGGCAGCCTGTGTATTGCCGCATTTTCAATGCGGCGATAGAACTGCCGGCGAGCATCGAGCACATAGGCGACATGGCCTTTTATATCAACAAGGATTTCCCGACAGGGCTCTACTCCAGCAGCAACGCATGGATCAACATCAAGACGCACGCGACCACCCCGTGCCACATCTCGAGCGAGGCCTTGGCCTCCTACAGCAAGATCGAGTATGGCGTGCGTGGCGAAGAGCGCCTTGTATACTACTTTTGGGGAAGCCTCGAGGTGCCCCGCGGCTGCGTCGAGACCTACAGGAATGCCACAAACTGGAGCATGTTTAAAGACATAAGCGAACTCGACCCCGTCCCCGACCCTGAGCCGCTGGTGGGCGACCTCAATGGCGACGGCGTGACCAATGTGACCGACGTGGTGGTCCTGCAAAACATGATACTGGGCACCACCAGCCTCGATGCTGCGGGCGACGTCAACGGCGACAAGACCATCGACACCAGCGATGTGACCTATCTCATCGCGGCCATACTCAACAAATAGTGCAAAAAGTGATTTTTTCTCTCTCCCCCCTTCGCGGTGGAGAATCGTGCTGCCGCCAGCCTGCTACAGGCGGCGGCCTATGAGCGTGGCACTCGTGGCCCGCTCCACCACACAGCGCACGGTGTCGCCCACCTGGGTGTCGCCAGCCGGAAACACGACCACCTTGTTTTGAGGCGTGCGGCCATACATGTCGTCGTGCGAGCGCTTGCTGTAGCCCTCGACCAGCACGTCGACGGTCTTGCCCACATCGTTGCGGTTGCTGCACAGCGAGAGCTCGTTTTGCAAGGCAATCATGCGGTTCAAGCGGTCGATTTTCACTGGCTCGGGCACATTGTCGGGCAAGTGCTTGGCGGCAAAGGTGCCCGGACGCTCACTGTACTTGAACATGAAAGCCGAGTCATAGCCCACCTGGCGCATGAGACTCAGCGTGAGCTGGAAGTCCTCTTCGGTCTCGTCGTGGAAGCCGGTAAACATGTCGCTCGAGATGCCGCAGTCGGGCATGGCCTGGCGTATCTTGTCGATGCGGTCGAGATACCACTCGCGGGTATACTTGCGGTTCATGAGCTTCAATATCTTGTTGCTGCCACTCTGCACCGGCAGGTGGATGTGGTTGCATATATTGTCGTGGGCAGCCATGGTGGCAATGATGTCGTCGGTCAAGTCCTCGGGGTTGCTCGTGGTGAAGCGCACGCGCATCTCGGGAGCCGCCTCGGCCACGATGCCCAGCAACTGGGCAAAGTCGACGGCGGAGCCGCCGTCTGACTGACGGTAGCAATAGGAGTTCACATTCTGCCCCAGCAAGGTCACCTCCTTGAACCCCTTGGCTTGCAAGTCGCTGAGCTCGTTGAGTATACTTTGTGGCTCACGGCTGCGCTCGCGACCGCGGGTGTAGGGCACAATGCAGTAGGTGCAAAAGTTGTTGCAGCCGCGCATGATCGAGATGAAGCCGCTCACCTTGCTGCCGCTCACGCGTGTGGGTATCACGTCGCGATAGGTCTCGGTGGTAGAGAGGTCGGTGTCGATGGCCTTGTGACCCGTCTCGGCACTGGCAGTGAGCGCGGGCAGCTGCAAGTAGGCATCGGGGCCGGCCACGATGTCGACGTCGTATTTTGTGATGAGCACATCCTTCATGCGCTCGGCCATGCAGCCAATGATGCCTATGAGCAACCGGCGACCACGCTGGCGACGCAAGGCGTTGAGTTGATTGAGGCGGGCAAAGATGCGCTGCTCGGCATTGTCGCGCACCGAGCAGGTGTTGATAAATATGGCATCGGCCTCGTCGAGGTGCTCACACGTGTCGTAACCGGCCATCTTCATGACCGAGGCCACCACCTCGCTGTCGGCCACATTCATCTGGCATCCGTAGGTCTCCAGATACAACTTCTTGGAGAACTCCCCCGTTGCCCTGTCGTAACTCAATTTCACGTTCATAACAATGTATTTTTGACTTTTGCGGCTGCAAAGTTACTGCAAGTCGAGCGAAATGCAAAATCAATAACTTGTTTTTGATTTTTGCATTCCCGAGACGCAGCGTAACTTATCCAAAGTTACTGCAAGTCGAGCGAAATGCAAAATCAATAACTTGTTTTTGATTTCTGCATTCCCGAGACGCAGCGTAACTTATCCAAAGTTACTGCAAGTCGAGCGAAATGCAAAATCAATAACTTGTTTTTGATTTTTGCATTCCCGAGACGCAGCGTAACTTATCCAAAGTTACTGCAAGTCGAGCGAAATGCAAAATCAATAACTCGTTTTTGATTTTTGCATTCCCGAGACGCAGCGTAACTTATCCAAAGCTACTGCAAGTCGAGCGAAATGCAAAATCGGGGGAACTCGTTTTTGATTTTTGCATTCCCGAGCCCTCCCCTACGACTGCAGGGCGGCAAAGAGGCGATCGAGAGCCTCGTCGGGGTTGCCCGTCTCGTCGAGCAAGGCCACAAACTTGCTGCCTATGATGGCGCCGGCAGCAGCGGCCTGGGCACTCTCAAGCGTCTGCTTGTTGCTTATGCCGAAGCCTATCATGCGTGGATTGCGCAGCCCCATGGCGTCGACACGCTTGAAGTAGGCCTGCTTGGCCTGGTCAAAATTGTGCTGGGCTCCAGTGATCGAGGCCGACGACACCATGTAGATGAAGCCGCTGGTGTGCTCGTCGATGAAGCGCACGCGCTGGGCGCTGGTCTCGGGTGTGATGAGCATGATCACGCGCTGGTCATACTTGTCGGCCAGGGGCTTCACCTGCTCCAGGTAGTCCTTAAAAGGCAAGTCGGGCAGGATGGTGCCGCTCACGCCGCTCTCGACGCAGCTCTTGAAATAGTTCTCGAGGCCATACTGCATCACCACGTTGAGATAGCCCATGAGCACGAGTGGCATGTGCACCTGGTGCTTGATGGCCTTGAGCTGCTCGAAGATGTGGCGCAGCGACTGGCCGTTGCGCAAGGCTTGGGTGGCAGCCTTCTGTATCACAGGCCCGTCGGCCATGGGGTCGCTGAAGGGGATGCCCACCTCTACCATGTCGATGCCACGGCGCTGCATGGCCAGGATGACCTCGCCCGTGCTCTCGAGCGACGGCGCGCCGGCGCAGAAGTAGAGCGAGAGCAGTTTTCTCTCGCCCCGGTTGGCAAACAATTGATTGATGCGATTCATGTGTTTTTTTCTATTTAGTTGGTTCTTATTTCTTCGATAAATTTCTTGAGTTTCTCCACATCTTTAAGCCCTGGAGCAAGCTCAAAGCGCGAGTTCACGTCGATGCCCACACAGCTGGGGTGGGCAAAGTCACGCACCTGCCGTGCATCGCCGGGGCCGATGCCGCCACTCAGCAAGAAGGGCGTTGAGCCGTCGTAGGCTTCGAGCACGCTCCAGTCATATTTCCTGCCGCTGCCGCCGCCTGCGGGGCACTTGGTGTCGAAGATGAAGCAGTCGACCAGCCCCCCATACGATGTCTTGCAGCGCTCCACGTCGGCAGCCGAGGCCACGCCTACGGCCTTGATTATCCTTGTGGCGGGCAACAGGCGGTGCAAGCGCTCGACCTGGGCCGGGGTCTCGTGGCCGTGCAGCTGCACACAGCCGAGCCGGGCGGCCTCTACAGTGCGCACTATGGTTGCCGACGCCTCGTCGACAAACACGCCCACCGTCATGGCCTCGCCGGCCACAAGCGAGGCCCGGGCTGCAACGCCGGCCGTCACGCATCGCGGCGATTGCTTGCTGAAGATGAACCCCAGCAGGTCGACACCCAGGGCAGCCACCTGCGCCACATTGCGTGCCTGGCTCAATCCACACACCTTCACTATCATAGCGCGTCGATGAATTGTTGCAGGGCCTGGCCTGGATTGGACTGCTTCATCAACTGCTCGCCCACGAGGAAGCCGTCGTAGCCGGCAGCCCGCAGCCGGCGCACCGTGGCCGGACTGCCAATGCCGCTCTCGCTCACTTTCACAGCCTGCGCCGGCAGGCGGGCGGCCATGGCAAAGCTGTTGTGCACATCGGTCACAAAGGTGCCCAGGTTGCGGTTGTTGATGCCGCACATGTCGGGCTCGAGCGCGGCATAGTCGAGGTCGCGCTCATCGTGCATCTCGAGCAGCACCTCGAGGCCCAGGTCGTGCGCCTTGGCCAGCAGGCTGGCACAGGTGTCGATGCTCAGGCAGGCCGCGATGAGCAGCACTGCCGAGGCACCGCACAAGCGGGCCTGGACAAGCTGGTACTCGTCGATCACAAAATTCTTGTAGAGTATGGGGAGCTTCACCCCTTGCCGGCGGGCTAAAGCGATATACTCATCGCGGCCACCGAAGTAATGCTCGTCGGTGAGAATGCTCAGCGCGGCGGCACCGTGCTGCTCATAGAGCGGAGCCACATCCTGCACCCGGGCTTGGGCGTGTATCCAGCCTCGCGACGGGCTCTTGCGTTTAAACTCGGCAATGATGCCGGTGGTCGAGGCTTTCAGGGCCTGGCTCATCGAGGGCACAGGCTCGTCGAGCATGGGCTCGACGCGGGCGACAAGCTCGTGTAGCGGGGTGGCCTGCTTGAGGGCGGCCACCTCCTGGCGCTTGCGGGCCACTATTTCTTCAAGTATATCTTTCATCGTGGGGGCGTTTTGTGTTGTTGAGAGATTGCATTGCCCATGTCACGAGTTGAGGGCCACATATTTCTTGAGCACCTCAAGGGCCTTGCCGCTCTCCAGACTCTCGCGGGCGGCAAGCACCGTGTCGGCAATGCTCATGTGGGGTTCCATCACGCCTATGCCGTAGGCAGCATTGGCCACGACCACATTCTTCTGGTCGTCGGCAGCGGTGCCGCGCAGCACGCTGTCGAATATTTTCACAGCCTCGGCCTTGCTCGCGCCGCCGCGCAGGTTCACCGGGTCGGCCACCGGCAGGCCCAGCTGGGCAGGGGTGTAGAGGCGCTCGACATCGTTGGTGGTGACTTTGAAATCGCCGGTGAGCGAAATCTCGTCGTAGCCGTCGATGCTGTTGACGATGCCGTAGTTGATGCCTATCTTCTTGTAGATGCTGCTGTAGAGACGCATCTGGTCGAGACTGGCCACGCCCAGCAGCTGGTAGCGTGGCTGCGAGGGGTTGACCAGCGGGCCCAGCTGGTTGAATACCGTGGGAAACGGCAGGGCCTTGCGCACGGGGGCCACGCACTTCATGGCGCGGGCAAAGAGCTGGGCGTGCAGGTAGACGAAGCCGCACTCGTCGATCGAGCGGTTGAGGCGGTCGATGTCGGCAGTAAACTTCACGCCGTGGCCCTCGATCACATCGCTGGCGCCGCTCACCGAGGTGGCGGCATAGTTGCCGTGCTTGGCCACCTTGTAGCCAGCCCCCGCAATCACAAAGCAGGCACAGGTAGAGATGTTGAACGTGTTCTTCTGGTCGCCGC
This window contains:
- a CDS encoding DUF2752 domain-containing protein, with the translated sequence MTRRRVTQLVVGLAALVVAAVVYFTFDPSHSAWFPKCPFLVLTGYKCPGCGSQRAVHALLTGNLATAWHYNALLVVALPFIALLLAGLAMRRRYPRFDAALNSLWVIWTVLVVIIAWWLARNIMGW
- a CDS encoding leucine-rich repeat protein: MKPLHYISLRLRAVLLAAAALATMPAAVRAGDSFTVNGARYTVVDSASVILTSYYGSYDHEITPAETALIDFTVPSNVINEGKVYRVTGIGDNAFKPRDHRCYAYYLRSIVIPASVKSIGTSAFEGSPHLVSVELGKGVERIGNRAFAQCIQLPAISLPSQVAKLGLAALSGCKRLTKIEADSRNSHFASIDGVLYSANRDTLLVYPEGKCTPSLSIGQGVKAIGKFAFYGIDTLRRVEIPASVTCIDSSAFEMCKQLASITGAFNPVAIGGHAFFGCYNLKSVAINSNVKEIGTSAFSRCQSLMQIDVDNANAHFRTIDGVLFTADTATVLAYPLGRCYSRADENYMGTPLYDFSFDYKLPNGTKVIPPYTFMIEQFADSTGQPVYCRIFNAAIELPASIEHIGDMAFYINKDFPTGLYSSSNAWINIKTHATTPCHISSEALASYSKIEYGVRGEERLVYYFWGSLEVPRGCVETYRNATNWSMFKDISELDPVPDPEPLVGDLNGDGVTNVTDVVVLQNMILGTTSLDAAGDVNGDKTIDTSDVTYLIAAILNK
- the miaB gene encoding tRNA (N6-isopentenyl adenosine(37)-C2)-methylthiotransferase MiaB, producing MNVKLSYDRATGEFSKKLYLETYGCQMNVADSEVVASVMKMAGYDTCEHLDEADAIFINTCSVRDNAEQRIFARLNQLNALRRQRGRRLLIGIIGCMAERMKDVLITKYDVDIVAGPDAYLQLPALTASAETGHKAIDTDLSTTETYRDVIPTRVSGSKVSGFISIMRGCNNFCTYCIVPYTRGRERSREPQSILNELSDLQAKGFKEVTLLGQNVNSYCYRQSDGGSAVDFAQLLGIVAEAAPEMRVRFTTSNPEDLTDDIIATMAAHDNICNHIHLPVQSGSNKILKLMNRKYTREWYLDRIDKIRQAMPDCGISSDMFTGFHDETEEDFQLTLSLMRQVGYDSAFMFKYSERPGTFAAKHLPDNVPEPVKIDRLNRMIALQNELSLCSNRNDVGKTVDVLVEGYSKRSHDDMYGRTPQNKVVVFPAGDTQVGDTVRCVVERATSATLIGRRL
- the trpA gene encoding tryptophan synthase subunit alpha; protein product: MNRINQLFANRGERKLLSLYFCAGAPSLESTGEVILAMQRRGIDMVEVGIPFSDPMADGPVIQKAATQALRNGQSLRHIFEQLKAIKHQVHMPLVLMGYLNVVMQYGLENYFKSCVESGVSGTILPDLPFKDYLEQVKPLADKYDQRVIMLITPETSAQRVRFIDEHTSGFIYMVSSASITGAQHNFDQAKQAYFKRVDAMGLRNPRMIGFGISNKQTLESAQAAAAGAIIGSKFVALLDETGNPDEALDRLFAALQS
- a CDS encoding phosphoribosylanthranilate isomerase, translated to MIVKVCGLSQARNVAQVAALGVDLLGFIFSKQSPRCVTAGVAARASLVAGEAMTVGVFVDEASATIVRTVEAARLGCVQLHGHETPAQVERLHRLLPATRIIKAVGVASAADVERCKTSYGGLVDCFIFDTKCPAGGGSGRKYDWSVLEAYDGSTPFLLSGGIGPGDARQVRDFAHPSCVGIDVNSRFELAPGLKDVEKLKKFIEEIRTN
- the trpC gene encoding indole-3-glycerol phosphate synthase TrpC, whose protein sequence is MKDILEEIVARKRQEVAALKQATPLHELVARVEPMLDEPVPSMSQALKASTTGIIAEFKRKSPSRGWIHAQARVQDVAPLYEQHGAAALSILTDEHYFGGRDEYIALARRQGVKLPILYKNFVIDEYQLVQARLCGASAVLLIAACLSIDTCASLLAKAHDLGLEVLLEMHDERDLDYAALEPDMCGINNRNLGTFVTDVHNSFAMAARLPAQAVKVSESGIGSPATVRRLRAAGYDGFLVGEQLMKQSNPGQALQQFIDAL
- the trpD gene encoding anthranilate phosphoribosyltransferase is translated as MNIKDILQRLIAGGTLSSQEARDIVVGISDRAIPDLPTGAILTAIQMRGATVDEILGFRQGILDTGVPARLDAGDYIDVVGTGGDQKNTFNISTCACFVIAGAGYKVAKHGNYAATSVSGASDVIEGHGVKFTADIDRLNRSIDECGFVYLHAQLFARAMKCVAPVRKALPFPTVFNQLGPLVNPSQPRYQLLGVASLDQMRLYSSIYKKIGINYGIVNSIDGYDEISLTGDFKVTTNDVERLYTPAQLGLPVADPVNLRGGASKAEAVKIFDSVLRGTAADDQKNVVVANAAYGIGVMEPHMSIADTVLAARESLESGKALEVLKKYVALNS